The genomic segment CCAGCACACCATTCTTCATGGATGTATAAAGGTGAAGAAATTTCTTGTCTGAAATTCAGTTGTTCTATTATATTGCAATTAGTAATAAAAATGTTGCAAAATAAAGAGGGTGCGTTGTCATGGATGTACAAAAAGCTGATTGATGAAGGAAATACTGACGAAGCCATAATTGCCGTTAATAAAATAAATGGACCTATCCTAATGATATCCTCTGAATCAGACTCCATATGGCCTTCAAAAATGCATTCAGAAATGGCTATGAAGTTGCTTGAAAAATCAAATTTTAAATATGAATATAAACATATCACCTATGAAAAGTCAGGTCATATGCTAACAGTACCATTTCAGTCTATGCCATCATTAAAAGGATCCAGAGTCGATATAGACAGTTGGGCAAAAGCAAATATTGATGCATGGAATGAGACAATTAATTTTTTAGAGAATTGGGCAATTAATAATTAGCATTAAATTTTAAAATTTCACGATAATTTACTGCTATTAGTTAGAAATATTGTATGCTATCTTTCTTATAAGTTTTAATAAATTTTCTCTATCCTCATAAGTATCTAAAGAAATCATTATCTTTCCGTAAAACTCTTCTTCAAATTTAAGATGTTCATCTTGTGCCATGTGACCTTCTTCAGTAAGTTCTAGCTTATAGGATCTTCTATCCTTATTACTAATAGCTCTAACAATAAGATCGCGTTTTTCTAATCTATCAATTATGCTAGTTAATGTACTTTTAGGTACATTTAATATTTCTAATATATCTTTTATAATAACATCTTCTTTTTCAGAAATAATTCTAAGTATTGAAAGCTCATTAGTGTTCAGTCCCCGTATCCTTAAAAACTTTGATTCTATATCCTTATAATTAGATTCAGCTAGCATAGAATGCGATAACTTATTTAATTCATCTACTTGTCGTTTATATTCTTTATCCATAGTTTCACCCCAAAATTTATTTTCTATCTATTGCTTATTTTTTTATATTAGCATTAATAGCAAAAGTCTTATAGTTTATTTTTTTAAAATTAAATGGCTTAAATCCAGTCTTTATTAAAAGGTCCTCAATTTCTTTCTTAGAATATATTTTATAATCACCAGTATCACTTCTTTTGTAATATAAATTTAATACTTGTCTAATAACTGCTGGTGCGGTTGGATCTCCAATAATTAATGTTCCATTAGATTTTAATATTCTCTTCATCTCCAATAATGTTTTATCTGGGTTTGGATAATGGTGAAATGATGCATTACATACAATCACATCAAAAGTATTATTTTTCCAAGGCATACATTCTGAATCGCTAACTTTTAAATCTGCGCTATTACCAAGATTTTTTTTAGCCATATCAATCATTTTTTCTGAAATATCTAAGCCATATAATTCTATATTACTATTTTCAACTAATTTCATCAATACATTTCCTGTGCCACATCCAACATCTAGTAATTTTTTAGGCTTAATAAGCATTATTCTGTTAATAATTTCATTATACATCGGAGCTACGAATTTACCATTAGCACTTTTATCGTAAGATTCAGCTTGTTTATTAAAATTTATTTTTGAATTCTCCTTAAAAACATTTTTATTGCTTTTCATATAAGTTCCTCCTTAAAGTATAGTACTATATTGGTATAGTTCTAGTTTCGTACTATATTTATATAGTACCACTTTATTAATTAGAAGTAAACATTAATAAAAGATAGTGATGCTTCAATTTAAGAAAAAATGATTTTTTATAAATGACTGTGACTCATGTTGATAAAAAAAAGAGCATTATCTTCAGTAAAATAGATATAATTCGCATTAGTTCTGATTAATCAATTAAATTTGATTGATTTTAAATGAACAGTATGTAAATGGGTACTATGCTACTAATAGGTGTGTACTTGCAAATAAAGATATTATCATATATTATTATACCATTGGAGGTGCATTTTGGAAATTATGAATATACAAAATAGGGGTGAATACCAATGGAATTAATTAAAGTAAACCAAGCAAAGTGTATTAAATGTGGAATTTGTACGAAAGTATGCCCACCAAAAGTTTTGGGTATGGGAGAAAATGGTCCTGTAGCAATTGAGCCACAAGCATGTATAGCCTGTGGGCAGTGTGTTGCCATATGCCCTCACAGTGCAATTGACAATATCAAAACACCTTTAAATAACCAGACCGATCTAAAAAAGTTCCCGGTTGTAAATGAAGAAACTGCTAAACAGTTTCTTAGGTCTCGTCGATCAATTCGCTGTTACAAAGACATGGCCGTGCAACGAGAACAATTAATTAAATTAGTTAATATTGCACGTTTTGCACCTACCGCCAGTAACCAGCAAGGAATATCATATATAATTGTAGAAGATAAAAAAATACTGAAAAAAGCTACTGAGGTTGTCATAGAATGGATGGAAGCACAAATTGAAAATCCTTTGCACCACTGGAGTTTTCCTTATCATGTTCGTGATTACAGAGAAACTGGGATAGATAAAGTATTACGTGATGCTCCAAATCTAATTTTAGCAATGGCTCCAAAAGAAATTAGAAACGGTAGAGAAAATACGATTTTTTCCTTTGCCTACATGGAACTGTTTGCAACTACCCTTGGGTTAGGCAGTTGTTGGGCCGGACTCTTTGAAATGTGTGCGTTTGATAATTATTATCCGTTGATGGAATTGTTTAACATTCCAACAAATAAAGTATTAACAGGTGCAGTTATGGTTGGGTATCCCCAATATGGTTATAAGCGACTGGTAGATCGTAACCCATTAGATGTTACTTGGATTTAACGACAGTTTTCATAGTTAGGTCATAATCGTATAATAAGGTTGATTAAAAATAGTTTTTAGGAGTGGAATATTAATGTTTATTTTAGTATTGAAGTATATAAAGCCACTTGAGGAAGTTGAAAAAGAATTAAAACCACATATAAAACATTTAGAGAAATATTATTCATTACAAAAGTTTATTTGTTCAGGCAGAAGAAATCCGAGGGTAGGTGGAGTAATTCTTTGTAATGCAAAGAATAGGGAAGAAGTTAAAACAATAATTAAAGAAGATCCATTTTATATTAATAAAATTGCCGAATACGAAATAATTGAGTTTTCGCCTACAAAATATGCTGAGGGGTTTGAACATTTCATAAGTGAATAATCTTCTTATTATGCAAATCAAAAAATATTATAACATATCCATTTAATATTATGGGAAATATTTGGAAAAAGCTACACCTAGTCTTGAAGATATGCCTCTAAAAGGCGATACTGTAGTTGGTAATGATGTATGGATTGGACAAAATGTTACCGTAATGCCTTGTGTACATATAGGAGATGGTGCCATTATTGCAGCTAATTCTGTAGTAACAAAAGATATTCCACCATATCATATTCTAGGGGCGAATCCGTGTAAACAGTGTCATTCAGTTACGACCAACCTTTAACAGTTATAGGTCGCCAATCGGTAAAATCACTTGGTTTAATAACATTTCAGAAGGAAAGTCTCCCACTTCTATAAGTGGGGGTTACATGCCATAACAAATAGAAAACTTCAGTGGGAGTATAAATCTCCTTCCGAAGTCATTAATATTGCATCTCCGCAATAGCAACTGTAATTAATTATATAATTTATTCAATATTAGTGTTTAGTTTTTTTCTAAGGAGAGTAAAGTTAGATTTATATTTGAAAATACTAATTAAATAAGGATTATGAACCTTGATAGCATCTATTAACTTAGAGGGGATTTCAAAATTATATTAATAATGGAGGGGTACCAAAATGGAAATTATCCAATTAAAGCTTAGTGTGACTAATTGCTTTTTAATAAAAACTGAAAACAAATATATTTTAATTGATACAGGATATGAATATGATTGGGATTTATTCTGTAAAAGATTAAAATCAGTTGGTGTTAGATTATCTGATATTAGTCATATTATACTAACGCATCATCATGATGATCATTGTGGATTGTTAAATAGAATATTGAAAGAAAATAGTAGTGTTCAAGTAGTAATGTCTTATCTTGCAAAAGATTTATTGTTAAAGTTATTTATTTGCAATATTGATGAATATTATGAGAGTTGGAGAAAAATAATTTCTGAAAATTGCCAGAGAATATTCCCAGCACATGGGAACCCGTTTTCAGTTGAAAAACTAAAAATAAATATAGGAAAGAACCAGAAAAAGGACATGGTTATGAAAAATTAGAAGTACAAAATAATCATTGATTTTGTGCCAGAGATTAAGATAAAGCAACAAAACATTAATGAGTAGAATTAATTTGCAAATTAAAATCAGCGACTCAATATGGATTTTTCACATCAAGTCGCCGGAATGATTTAATCTTCATAGGTGGGGGGATTTCATATAAAAGGATTCTCTAATAAAATTTAAGCTTTAACTAACACACCACCTTTAAGTCTAAGTATAACGTCTGACTGGGATGCTACTTCACTAGAGTGCGTAACTACTATAACACACTTATTTTCTCTATGAGCAAGTGATTTAAATATAGTTACTATATCACTTGCGATATCAGCATCAAGATTTCCAGTTGGCTCATCTGCAATTATCAAATCTCCTTCCGAGGAAAGAGCGCGTGCTATTGCTACTCTCTGCTGCTGTCCACCACTTAGCTTTAATACGTTTCTATGGGCTTCATCTTTTGTTAAACCCATCTTTTCTAGTAAATCATAAGCTTTTTGTTTTTTATTTTCTATTTTGTTCTTCGTTATTTCCATTGCTGTTAAAACATTCTGTAGAGCTGACATATAAGGTATCAAATTGTAGGATTGAAATACTATACCAATATATTTATTTCTATAATTAGTAAGCCCTATATTTGTTATATTCTTTTTTTCATATAATATCTCTCCAGCTTTGGATGTATCTAAACCACTAGCTAAAGCAAGAAATGTAGTTTTTCCTGAACCAGAAGAGCCAAGTATTGTGTAAAAATTTCCTTTTTCGAACTTGAAGCCTATTTGTTTTAAAATCGTTGTTTTTTTTGACCCATCCTGATAATGATAACTCACATTTTTAAATTCTAAAATTGTATTCATTTTTATAAAGCCTCCTTAATCATTTCTAGATAATATGGTTTTTGGATTAAATCGAAGTATTGAAACTGCTGAACCCGATGTTGCTAAAATCACTATGATGAATCCCATTAGATATAATTTTTGTAAATCCTTTGAACTCACGCTAACATCTATTTTGTCTATAGCATCAGTATCAGCATCAGTCTTTAGTCCACCACTCATTCCCATCGTCACTGACCCGGATTGTGATTTTGATTCTGTTTTTTCCTTTTCATTTGCCTTTATTTCATTTTGTAATAAAGTATTACCTACTTTCTGCGATACCTTATTACCGGTAAATGTAGCTATACTAAAAGCTATGGTAGCAACAATTATTAGTTCTAATAATAATTGACCAATAATTCTAAATCTACTTTCTCCTAGAGACATCAATACACCAATTTCATATCTTCTGTCTTTAAGTGATAAAGTTATTAAAAGTGATAAAATTACTGTACCAGCAATGGCGACTATAATAACTATGGTTTTTGAAAATGAGCCAACACTTTCAATAGGTGCCATCATCTTTTTATACAGCGAATCTTGTGCATCTATTTTGAGATCATCTAGTGCTATACCCGAATTTTTTACATCTGTTTTAAAATTTTCAATGTTTATAGGATCATCCAAGAAATAAGTAGCTTTTTGAATAGTACCTTTAGATGAAGAATCACCTAAGGATGATGCTACAGAAATAGGTGTATATATTTTATTAGAAGGATTCATAGAGCTATATTTATCCATAAAATCAGCCATCCTAGGATCAGATTTAGTTTCATCAGCTGTATATAACCCTACAATTTCTAAGTCTAAAGTTTCTTCTCCGTGTTGAGCTTTTATTTTTATTTTATCTCCAAGCTTTAAATTATTTGCATCTGCTAGTTTTTTATTTAGCATTGTTACATTTTTTCCTTCATCGCTACTTGTTAAATTTCGTCCTTCAACCAGTTTACTTTTTCTTTCAGTAAAATCAGGATGAAGATCTGAATATAAAGTACCTTCCAATGATAAATCAGGAATAGACGTACCTTCAGGCAATGCATCCTTAGTGTCATCTTTTTTCGCTTTAACAGGTTTAAAGTTCTCTGCCATAACATTTGTTGCCTGTAAATAATTATATGATTTAACATGCTCTAAGGATTTTAGTTTATCTATATCCTTAATATGTAGCTTACGTAGATCATCTGCTGATTTTTGAGAAGTTGCCTTTTCATAATTAGGAGTAATATCTACAGACCCTCCAAGTTTTTGTCTAGTAAGATCACCAACTTTAGAAGTAGCTGATTGTACAGCTAATCCAGCTAGCACCATATTAGCTATAACACAAAACATCAGAATTAATAGTACAGTTTTATTTATCCTTTTAGTAACACTTAGTATTGCTCTTTTAATAAAATTCATTTGTTACCCTCCTTCTTTTCCCTATCTTTCTTATGTTATTATAGTTTTTAATTATATAGTTAAGGTGAAGTTAAAATGTTTTTAACATGAATATCGCCTGTATCTGATAGTGAGATCCCCCCAACCTCTTAGGCTGGGGGGATTTCATATAAAAGGATTCTCTAATAAAATTTAAGCTTTAACTAACACACCACCTTTAAGTCTAAGTATAACGTCTGACTGAGAGGCTACTT from the Clostridium sp. CM027 genome contains:
- a CDS encoding class I SAM-dependent methyltransferase — encoded protein: MKSNKNVFKENSKINFNKQAESYDKSANGKFVAPMYNEIINRIMLIKPKKLLDVGCGTGNVLMKLVENSNIELYGLDISEKMIDMAKKNLGNSADLKVSDSECMPWKNNTFDVIVCNASFHHYPNPDKTLLEMKRILKSNGTLIIGDPTAPAVIRQVLNLYYKRSDTGDYKIYSKKEIEDLLIKTGFKPFNFKKINYKTFAINANIKK
- a CDS encoding MarR family winged helix-turn-helix transcriptional regulator, coding for MDKEYKRQVDELNKLSHSMLAESNYKDIESKFLRIRGLNTNELSILRIISEKEDVIIKDILEILNVPKSTLTSIIDRLEKRDLIVRAISNKDRRSYKLELTEEGHMAQDEHLKFEEEFYGKIMISLDTYEDRENLLKLIRKIAYNISN
- a CDS encoding YciI family protein gives rise to the protein MFILVLKYIKPLEEVEKELKPHIKHLEKYYSLQKFICSGRRNPRVGGVILCNAKNREEVKTIIKEDPFYINKIAEYEIIEFSPTKYAEGFEHFISE
- a CDS encoding ABC transporter ATP-binding protein; amino-acid sequence: MNTILEFKNVSYHYQDGSKKTTILKQIGFKFEKGNFYTILGSSGSGKTTFLALASGLDTSKAGEILYEKKNITNIGLTNYRNKYIGIVFQSYNLIPYMSALQNVLTAMEITKNKIENKKQKAYDLLEKMGLTKDEAHRNVLKLSGGQQQRVAIARALSSEGDLIIADEPTGNLDADIASDIVTIFKSLAHRENKCVIVVTHSSEVASQSDVILRLKGGVLVKA
- a CDS encoding MBL fold metallo-hydrolase, whose translation is MEIIQLKLSVTNCFLIKTENKYILIDTGYEYDWDLFCKRLKSVGVRLSDISHIILTHHHDDHCGLLNRILKENSSVQVVMSYLAKDLLLKLFICNIDEYYESWRKIISENCQRIFPAHGNPFSVEKLKINIGKNQKKDMVMKN
- a CDS encoding nitroreductase family protein, which produces MELIKVNQAKCIKCGICTKVCPPKVLGMGENGPVAIEPQACIACGQCVAICPHSAIDNIKTPLNNQTDLKKFPVVNEETAKQFLRSRRSIRCYKDMAVQREQLIKLVNIARFAPTASNQQGISYIIVEDKKILKKATEVVIEWMEAQIENPLHHWSFPYHVRDYRETGIDKVLRDAPNLILAMAPKEIRNGRENTIFSFAYMELFATTLGLGSCWAGLFEMCAFDNYYPLMELFNIPTNKVLTGAVMVGYPQYGYKRLVDRNPLDVTWI
- a CDS encoding ABC transporter permease; this encodes MNFIKRAILSVTKRINKTVLLILMFCVIANMVLAGLAVQSATSKVGDLTRQKLGGSVDITPNYEKATSQKSADDLRKLHIKDIDKLKSLEHVKSYNYLQATNVMAENFKPVKAKKDDTKDALPEGTSIPDLSLEGTLYSDLHPDFTERKSKLVEGRNLTSSDEGKNVTMLNKKLADANNLKLGDKIKIKAQHGEETLDLEIVGLYTADETKSDPRMADFMDKYSSMNPSNKIYTPISVASSLGDSSSKGTIQKATYFLDDPINIENFKTDVKNSGIALDDLKIDAQDSLYKKMMAPIESVGSFSKTIVIIVAIAGTVILSLLITLSLKDRRYEIGVLMSLGESRFRIIGQLLLELIIVATIAFSIATFTGNKVSQKVGNTLLQNEIKANEKEKTESKSQSGSVTMGMSGGLKTDADTDAIDKIDVSVSSKDLQKLYLMGFIIVILATSGSAVSILRFNPKTILSRND